The Calditerrivibrio sp. DNA window CTCTTGAGATAATAAAAACTGCAGAGATTGATTACAGAGGTTTCTACACTGGGATAGCTGGTATTTTTGACGGAAAAGTTTTAGATACCTGCGTAATAATAAGGTACATAGAAAAAAGAGACAACACGATCTATTATAGAAGTGGTGGTGGCATTACAATATATAGTAACCCCCTCTTAGAATACAAGGAGATGTTGGAGAAGATATATGTCCCAACTGTTTGAAACAATAAAGGTTTACCAGAGAAAAGCTTTCAACTTAGAATACCATAAAAAGCGTATAATATATACATTTAATACACTCTTTAAAACAGCGCCTTTTTTCGATCTAATCGCATATATCAACTCAATACCCCTAACCGATGAGCTTTCCAGATTAAAAATCACTTATGATTTAAACAACATAGCTTACTCCATCACCCCCTACCAACGAAGGGAGATCACCGCATTATATACAGTAGAAACCACAATAGAGTACCCTTTCAAATATGAGGACAGAAGCTGTTTTGATCCTTATCTAAAAGGTACAAAGGAACCTATCTTCACTAAAAATGGCATGATCACCGATACAACATTTTCAAATCTTGCCTTTTACGATGGGCAATGTTGGTGGACACCAAATACATATCTACTTAAAGGGACTAAAAGGGATTATTATATTGAAAAAGGTATTTTAAAGGTAACTGAAATTTCTGTAAGTGATCTAAAAAGATTTAAAAAGATCTCCTTAATCAATGCCATGAACGATCTTGACGACTTCTGTTTTGATATCCAAAAGGTTATCAATGCCCCTTAGTAATCGAAATTGGACCTACTGGTTTAATAGCTGATTAAGACTTCTATCCTACGCTATCAAACCCTCCTATTAAAAAGCCATTATGCCTAAAACAAAACCCTGAGGAGGAGTACCCTTAAAGAAGTTTATAACCAATATCCCCTCAGTGATCATAGATGAAGAGCACTATAACACACTATTATCGCCATATTTGTTCAGCGCAAGCCATTTAATCACTTCCTTCTGATCCTATGCAACCAGCCATTCTACTATAAAAACTTTTTTACTCATGCCTTGAAAAACTATCAAAATAGTCTATTTTCTTTTATCACACACTGAGCATTTTTTGCCCAGTAAGCTTATAACAAGTTGTGTGTATTATCCACCTTTTTTGGTATATAATTTGTATAGCATATATTGAAATAAAAATGTGGAGTTAGTATGAACCGTAAACATAGATTAGCCATATATATGGTGTTGCTGATGATATTTCCGAGTATCATACAGGCAGAATGGAAAGGGTTTAAAGGCAGTGGTGGTTGGGGCATGAATAGCCCATTTAATAGGATGTTTGATCCTAATAAGATAGAAACAGTATTTGGAACAGTAGAAAAAATTGATATCACAACGCCCCATAAAATGATGTCCCACGGTGTCTATATCGTATTAAAATCAGATAAAGGCCTTTTAGATATTCACTTAGGACCCCAATGGTATATCGAGCGTCTTGATTTTGATTTGAAAGCAGGTGACCAGATTGAGGTCAAAGGTACTCCCATAATGATGATGGGCAAACCATCCATAATAGCTGCTGA harbors:
- a CDS encoding aminotransferase class IV is translated as MSQLFETIKVYQRKAFNLEYHKKRIIYTFNTLFKTAPFFDLIAYINSIPLTDELSRLKITYDLNNIAYSITPYQRREITALYTVETTIEYPFKYEDRSCFDPYLKGTKEPIFTKNGMITDTTFSNLAFYDGQCWWTPNTYLLKGTKRDYYIEKGILKVTEISVSDLKRFKKISLINAMNDLDDFCFDIQKVINAP